One Lysobacter enzymogenes DNA segment encodes these proteins:
- a CDS encoding diguanylate cyclase domain-containing protein produces MQKAARVLVARIKSVSSAYARRSAAPADLVAVNQQLVIAALQARQESDAAAYKLDEAVRSVGMDSLTLLPNRERLSEHFSTAIANSRRYGGLVALLFIDLDNFKWINDTLGHAAGDEVLRMAAHRLAAVTREGDMISRYGGDEFLILLSRIGDASDAGATAEKLIDALGVPCRMGAHVLRLTASIGISLFPADGDDVESLIGRADAAMYRAKQGRKGRGRYAFYRDHAVRESLGDSRFERQKIRPFSRYQAAIARPGMRIDQLQEANGELVLAALSSRQSQVAAEAAYQHQQQAMAMVAHELRNPLTPILIAATMLKSESVSERIDMQRIIEREVMHISRLIGDLVDVARAKSGKFQLDRRPVDMVLIAEQAAEACRSAMEARQQRFFISVPTGRLIVDGDAGRLTQVLRNLLDNASKYTPEQGEIVLSVRLFNTQIEVCVVDSGIGIAPESLTSVFEPFVQEVRAVGVNGTGLGIGLTVVRELVLAHEGQVTVESGGLGAGTRFVVTLPSMGPL; encoded by the coding sequence ATGCAGAAAGCCGCGAGGGTACTGGTGGCTCGGATTAAAAGCGTCTCGAGCGCGTATGCCCGTCGCAGCGCGGCCCCAGCCGATCTGGTGGCGGTCAATCAGCAGCTCGTTATCGCCGCCCTGCAAGCACGGCAGGAGTCCGATGCCGCCGCCTACAAGCTCGACGAGGCGGTTCGGTCCGTGGGCATGGATTCCCTCACCTTGCTGCCCAATCGCGAGCGCCTATCAGAGCATTTCAGTACTGCGATAGCGAACTCTCGTCGTTATGGTGGGCTCGTCGCATTGCTGTTCATAGATCTGGACAACTTCAAGTGGATCAATGATACGCTCGGCCACGCCGCCGGCGACGAAGTATTGCGGATGGCCGCGCATCGGCTCGCGGCCGTGACGCGGGAAGGGGACATGATCAGTCGCTACGGCGGAGACGAGTTCCTGATCTTGTTGAGCAGGATAGGAGACGCGTCAGACGCCGGCGCAACCGCCGAAAAACTCATCGATGCGCTGGGAGTTCCGTGTCGAATGGGGGCGCATGTCCTGCGTTTAACGGCGAGCATCGGCATCAGCCTTTTTCCGGCCGATGGAGATGATGTCGAGAGCTTGATCGGCCGGGCTGATGCCGCGATGTATCGTGCCAAACAAGGACGAAAGGGGCGGGGAAGGTATGCCTTTTACCGGGATCACGCGGTGCGCGAAAGCCTGGGCGATAGCCGTTTCGAAAGGCAGAAGATCCGGCCATTTTCCCGCTATCAGGCGGCGATTGCTCGACCCGGTATGCGTATCGATCAGCTTCAGGAAGCCAACGGCGAGTTGGTGCTGGCCGCGTTGAGTTCCCGTCAGTCGCAAGTCGCGGCCGAAGCTGCGTATCAGCATCAGCAACAGGCGATGGCAATGGTTGCTCATGAACTGCGCAATCCTCTAACGCCGATTCTGATCGCCGCGACCATGCTGAAGTCGGAGAGCGTGAGCGAACGGATTGATATGCAGCGCATCATCGAACGCGAAGTCATGCATATCTCACGATTGATCGGTGACTTGGTCGATGTGGCGCGGGCGAAAAGCGGAAAGTTTCAACTCGATCGACGTCCCGTTGACATGGTTCTGATCGCCGAACAGGCCGCCGAGGCCTGCCGTTCGGCTATGGAGGCACGTCAGCAGCGTTTCTTCATCAGTGTCCCGACGGGGCGGCTCATTGTCGACGGAGATGCGGGCCGCCTCACCCAAGTGCTGCGTAACCTGCTGGATAATGCCTCTAAGTACACGCCCGAACAAGGCGAGATCGTCTTGTCGGTCCGTCTATTTAATACCCAGATCGAAGTATGTGTCGTCGACAGTGGGATAGGCATCGCGCCGGAGTCGCTGACGAGTGTCTTCGAGCCCTTTGTTCAGGAGGTCCGCGCTGTCGGAGTCAACGGCACAGGACTGGGGATCGGGCTTACCGTTGTGCGCGAACTGGTGCTCGCGCATGAGGGTCAGGTCACTGTGGAAAGCGGCGGCTTAGGCGCAGGAACGCGCTTTGTCGTCACGCTGCCTTCAATGGGGCCGTTGTGA
- a CDS encoding YkgJ family cysteine cluster protein codes for MNTPTTSKKSLCASCDAVCCRLTVVVQPEDRIPDHLTTHTFSGLTVMARNEEGWCVAIDPARMCCAIYDARPVVCRRFAMSGPCCREVREDYRERSVSGIPLKLY; via the coding sequence CTGAACACCCCAACCACCTCGAAGAAATCATTGTGCGCAAGTTGCGATGCAGTCTGCTGCCGATTGACGGTAGTCGTCCAACCTGAGGATCGGATACCGGATCATCTAACGACGCATACGTTCAGTGGACTTACGGTCATGGCACGAAACGAAGAAGGTTGGTGCGTCGCCATCGACCCGGCACGCATGTGTTGCGCTATCTATGACGCCCGCCCCGTAGTGTGTCGTCGGTTCGCCATGTCGGGGCCTTGTTGCCGAGAGGTGCGTGAAGACTATCGAGAGCGCTCAGTTAGTGGCATTCCGTTGAAACTGTACTAG
- a CDS encoding fasciclin domain-containing protein codes for MNFTQSLLCIPVPISGDTITQEAPKKLLEVAAEQGSFALFCDAVRQSGLQETLGGKGPFTAFIPTDAAFEKLPKGYLDALVLPENKKQLIDLISYHIVPKRKTVVEFERWDSLKTLDGNTLSVQSVNKQVIVGVGKVVLPDLYAVNAAIHGIDRVNIPPSAQGLAPPPVAG; via the coding sequence ATGAACTTCACCCAATCGCTGCTATGCATACCGGTCCCAATATCGGGCGACACAATTACGCAAGAGGCCCCTAAGAAGCTCCTTGAAGTGGCCGCGGAACAGGGCTCATTCGCTCTGTTTTGCGATGCGGTCAGACAGTCGGGACTCCAAGAAACCCTGGGGGGGAAAGGCCCCTTCACGGCATTCATTCCCACCGATGCCGCATTCGAAAAGTTGCCAAAGGGCTACCTTGATGCACTTGTTTTGCCAGAGAACAAGAAGCAGCTGATCGACTTGATCAGTTATCACATCGTGCCGAAGCGAAAGACGGTCGTGGAATTTGAACGTTGGGATTCGTTGAAGACCCTGGACGGAAATACCCTATCCGTCCAATCCGTGAACAAGCAGGTGATTGTCGGTGTTGGAAAGGTCGTGTTGCCTGACTTGTACGCCGTCAACGCGGCTATACACGGAATAGATCGGGTCAATATCCCGCCAAGTGCACAGGGGCTTGCCCCTCCTCCGGTCGCCGGATAG
- a CDS encoding glycoside hydrolase family 94 protein — MPQLWTILSRWLRLHRRWWRRRRVAVHAAVQVEGPLRSQLFSVEQMERHGEALARQHQLRARAGPERLLARLGQNASLLDDAYLLLTRMVRDDMRVTPAAEWLLDNYYLIEEQIRTARRHLPKGYSRQLPCLSRGESFGLPRVYDLSLEAIAHGDGRVDGETLSRFVAAYQSVAPLKLGELWAIPIMLRLSLIENLRRMAVRVMRDGADHRLAREWVDLLDKTAAESPKDVVLIVADMARSQPPLTGAFVSELTRGLQARSSVLSMPVAWLEQWVADGGHSIEGLVHLESQQQAADQVSISNSIGSLRFLAKMDWREFVEDSSWIERRLREDPAGTYARMDFGTRDSYRHVVEKLARLGGVSEQQVADIVLQLAQTGAQVRAADDNLGHVGHYLVDEGLVRTRAQVAVAAGRPQPSLRWRPARIPLPVYLIPITAIAGLFAWGVLSQYAATVVPVWLLAILAAIVFSELGIALVNWAATLLVAPRPLPRMDFSKGVPEHSRTLVAVPCMFGSAQGVDSLVEGLEVRFLANRDRHIHFALLSDFLDADRQELPSDDALLARAAQQIEALNARYAPDSGDLFFLFHRARQWNPREGCWMGHERKRGKLSALNRLLRSGRHAEFARVVGDTAPLRQVRYVITLDSDTRLPHDAARAFIGTMAHPLNRPHLDAGQGRVVRGYGILQPSVGTIQSERRATRYARMFGNEPGIDPYTRTVSDVYQDLFGEGSFVGKGIYDVDAFEAALAERLPDNRILSHDLLEGCYARAGLASDVRLFEDYPSRYAADAKRRSRWIRGDWQLLPWLLPWVPRAQGGYERNPLTWLSRGKLLDNLRRSLVPPAATALLLIGWLASPNPLAWTAWLLCLWFLPVLLPALRDVVAVPPDVPLETHAVRVGKAAVRQSQRAAVGLACLPYEAVLSLGAISRTLWRLTVSRRHLLQWNPSSEVERSLGRVADAELRSMWAAPVFALAVAALLAALRPQSLWVAVALLGLWLVSPALMAWLGRPPAERDADLSAAQLAFLGRLARRTWNFFEVHVSAQDHWLPPDNVQEHPSLVVARRTSPTNIGLSLLANLSAHDFGYAQTDAVMERTHATFTTLDQLARHRGHFYNWYDTETLQPLPPRYISTVDSGNLAGHLLTLRQGLLGLIDAPVLAPSTFAGLADTLGVLEEVRRGASRVDGALDEAVSEFRAALEPASAQSPGSVRDAGRVLRKLTERADAVSAAWPQASSAGDGRWAVALVDACRSALAELQFFAPDSDARAEGADGAEPPIPTLRELAMRPASAQVQARARERIERLERLAHVAGQFSLMEYEFLYDRPRRLLSIGYNVDEHRLDAGYYDLLASEVRLCNFVAIAQGQLPQESWFALGRLLTEVNGDVALLSWSGSMFEYLMPQLVMPSYPDTLLDQTSRHVVDAQIAHGAERAVPWGVSESGYNAVDVRMNYQYRAFGIPGLGLKRGLDQDLVIAPYASMLALMVAPEAACQNLQRLTEAGFAGEYGLYEAIDYTATRVPPGQDCVVVRSFMAHHQGMGLLALDHLLRQQPMQRRFVADAEFQATLLLLQERIPHTGVFHPHESESTGARTASAETETQLRILRNPSAARPSVQLLSNGRYHGLLTSAGGGYSRHQEMAVTRWREDATRDHWGSFCYLRDVASGEFWSAALQPTCVPVEHYEAIFSDAKAEFRGRKRGYDSHMEIAISAEDDIELRRLRLTNRSRHARTIEITTYAEVVLAPAIADELHPAFSNLFVQSQILRQKQALLCTRRPRSHDETPPWMFHLVAVHDAEIGAISYETDRARFLGRGNTPRAPRALTLDEALSDTEGSVLDPIVAIRCRIELAPGQTAMIDTIQGVAADRAACEELVDKYRDRRLADRVFDLAWTHSQVVRRQINASQADAQLYERLAGLIVYANPLLRADPGVLLQNQRSQSGLWGHAISGDLPIVLLQIADADNIELVRQMVQAHAYWRLKGLRADLVIWNESTAGYRQQLQDQILGMVSADPEANILERPGGIFVRPAQQISQEDRVLLQSVARVIVSDQRGTLAAQIGRHVPTEQVPPALAFAGEAEAAPDPQDATAMCGLPPPREDRDEDDAWPFGAVADEFVFDNGIGAFSADGREYVIVSREGAPTPAPWSNVLANAKLGTVVSESSPGYTWFENAHEFRLTPWHNDPVADVGGEAFYLRDEDTGRTWSPMPLPCRGRGSYRTRHGFGYTVYEHVEDGIASELWVYVAVEDAVKYSVLKLRNLSGRARRLSVVAYVEWVLGDLRAKSQLHVVSELHADSGVLIARNPYNTEFNGCVAFFDTDADGCSYTADRTEFLGRNGSLGDPVALRRERLSGRLGAGLDPCAAIQVPIALADGEQGETVFRLGAGRSYAEATELAGRVRGTQRAHDALDAVRIHWHGLLSTVQVKTPDPSVDALANGWLLYQTLACRYLARSGYYQSGGAFGFRDQLQDSMATVHAAAALSREHLLLCAAHQFPHGDVLHWWHPPQGRGVRTRCSDDYLWLPMAACRYLEATGDAGVLDEEVGFIEGRPVNPDEESYYDLPVASYLRQSFYEHCALAIRRGCDLLGERGLPLIGTGDWNDGMNRVGHAGRGESVWLGFFLFDVLQRFGEVARSRGDDDFAQYCRTHAQRLRENIEAHAWDGQWYRRAWFDDGTPLGSSANGECRIDSISQSWSVLSGAANPARAWQAMDSLDRHLVRRDAGLVQLLDPPFDRLAKDPGYIRGYVPGVRENGGQYTHAAVWAAMAFAEQGDTVRAWELARMINPIGHALNAEDTARYKVEPYVLAADVYAVAPHVGRGGWTWYTGSAGWMYRLLTESLLGLQRSGDRLRLRPCLPADWPEYRMRYRYGASLYSILVRQGGAANKSLTLDGVEQPGFEFALVDDGGVHQVDAHWPGAPA; from the coding sequence ATGCCTCAGCTTTGGACGATACTCAGCCGCTGGCTGCGCCTGCACAGGCGCTGGTGGCGCCGGCGCCGCGTCGCCGTCCACGCCGCGGTGCAAGTCGAAGGGCCGCTGCGGTCGCAGTTGTTCAGCGTCGAACAGATGGAACGGCATGGCGAGGCGTTGGCGCGCCAGCATCAGCTGCGCGCCCGTGCCGGACCAGAACGGCTGCTGGCCCGGCTGGGGCAGAACGCGAGTCTATTGGATGACGCTTACTTGTTACTTACGCGGATGGTCCGTGACGATATGCGCGTCACGCCAGCCGCCGAATGGCTGCTGGACAATTACTACCTGATCGAAGAACAAATTCGTACCGCGCGCCGGCATTTGCCGAAGGGCTATAGCCGCCAACTGCCATGTCTGAGCCGGGGCGAATCGTTCGGGCTACCTCGCGTCTACGACCTCTCGCTCGAAGCCATCGCGCACGGCGACGGCCGCGTCGACGGCGAAACACTCAGCCGCTTCGTCGCCGCCTATCAATCGGTCGCGCCTTTGAAACTAGGCGAGCTGTGGGCAATCCCGATCATGCTCAGGCTGTCGTTGATTGAGAATCTGCGCCGCATGGCGGTGCGGGTGATGCGCGATGGCGCCGATCATCGGCTGGCGCGCGAGTGGGTTGACTTGCTTGACAAGACCGCCGCTGAAAGCCCTAAGGACGTCGTTCTGATCGTCGCCGACATGGCACGTTCGCAGCCGCCGTTGACCGGCGCGTTCGTGTCCGAACTCACCCGCGGCTTGCAAGCGCGCAGCTCGGTGCTGTCGATGCCGGTCGCGTGGCTGGAGCAATGGGTCGCCGACGGCGGCCACAGCATCGAGGGCTTGGTGCATCTGGAAAGCCAGCAGCAGGCGGCGGACCAGGTGTCCATCAGCAACAGCATCGGCAGTCTGCGCTTCCTGGCCAAGATGGATTGGCGCGAGTTCGTCGAAGACAGTAGTTGGATCGAGCGCCGCCTGCGCGAGGATCCGGCCGGCACTTACGCGCGCATGGACTTCGGCACCCGCGACAGCTACCGCCACGTGGTAGAAAAGCTGGCGCGGCTGGGCGGCGTCAGCGAACAGCAGGTGGCCGACATCGTGCTGCAGCTGGCGCAAACGGGCGCGCAGGTAAGGGCGGCCGACGACAATCTAGGGCACGTGGGCCACTACCTGGTCGACGAGGGATTGGTGCGGACCCGGGCCCAGGTCGCCGTCGCTGCGGGGCGGCCCCAGCCGAGCTTGCGCTGGCGTCCGGCGAGGATTCCGCTGCCGGTCTATCTGATACCGATCACCGCGATCGCCGGCTTATTCGCCTGGGGCGTGCTGTCGCAGTATGCAGCCACTGTCGTACCTGTGTGGTTGCTGGCGATCCTTGCGGCGATCGTGTTCAGCGAGCTCGGCATCGCCCTGGTCAACTGGGCCGCAACCTTGCTGGTGGCGCCGCGGCCCTTGCCGCGCATGGATTTCTCCAAGGGCGTTCCGGAGCACTCGCGCACCCTGGTGGCGGTGCCGTGCATGTTCGGCAGCGCGCAGGGCGTGGACAGCTTGGTCGAAGGCCTGGAAGTCCGCTTCCTGGCCAATCGCGACCGCCACATCCACTTCGCGCTGCTGAGCGATTTCCTCGATGCCGACCGCCAAGAACTGCCGAGCGACGACGCGCTGCTGGCGCGCGCCGCGCAACAGATCGAAGCGCTGAACGCGCGCTATGCCCCCGACAGCGGCGACCTGTTCTTCCTGTTCCATCGCGCGCGCCAGTGGAACCCGCGCGAAGGCTGCTGGATGGGCCACGAGCGCAAGCGCGGCAAGCTGTCGGCGCTGAACCGGCTGCTACGCAGCGGCCGCCACGCCGAGTTCGCGCGTGTGGTCGGCGACACCGCGCCGCTGCGGCAGGTGCGCTACGTCATCACCCTGGACAGCGACACCCGCTTGCCACACGACGCCGCGCGCGCCTTCATCGGCACCATGGCGCATCCGCTCAACCGCCCGCACCTGGACGCCGGCCAGGGCCGGGTGGTGCGCGGCTACGGCATCCTGCAGCCCAGCGTCGGCACCATCCAGAGCGAGCGTCGCGCGACCCGGTACGCGCGCATGTTCGGCAACGAGCCGGGCATCGACCCATACACTCGCACCGTATCGGACGTGTATCAGGACCTGTTCGGCGAAGGCTCCTTCGTCGGCAAGGGCATCTACGACGTGGATGCGTTCGAAGCGGCGCTGGCGGAACGGCTGCCGGACAACCGCATCCTCAGCCACGACCTGTTGGAAGGCTGCTACGCCCGCGCTGGGCTGGCCAGCGACGTGCGCCTGTTCGAGGACTATCCCTCGCGCTACGCCGCCGATGCCAAGCGGCGCTCCCGCTGGATACGCGGCGACTGGCAATTGCTGCCCTGGCTGCTGCCGTGGGTGCCGCGCGCGCAAGGCGGCTACGAACGCAATCCGCTGACCTGGCTCTCGCGCGGCAAGCTGCTGGACAACCTGCGCCGCAGCTTGGTGCCGCCGGCGGCGACCGCCTTGCTACTGATCGGCTGGTTGGCATCGCCCAATCCGCTGGCCTGGACCGCCTGGCTGCTGTGCCTGTGGTTCCTGCCGGTGCTGCTGCCGGCGCTGCGCGATGTGGTGGCGGTGCCACCGGACGTGCCGCTGGAAACGCATGCGGTGCGGGTCGGCAAAGCCGCCGTGCGCCAATCGCAACGCGCCGCGGTCGGCTTGGCCTGCCTGCCTTACGAAGCCGTGCTTAGCCTGGGCGCGATCTCGCGCACGCTGTGGCGTTTGACGGTCAGTCGCCGCCATCTGTTGCAATGGAATCCATCCAGTGAAGTCGAGCGCAGCCTGGGCCGGGTTGCCGACGCCGAACTACGCAGCATGTGGGCCGCGCCGGTGTTCGCGCTGGCGGTGGCGGCGCTGTTGGCCGCGCTGCGGCCGCAGTCGCTGTGGGTTGCGGTAGCCTTGCTGGGCCTGTGGCTGGTCTCGCCGGCGCTGATGGCGTGGCTCGGTCGGCCGCCGGCGGAGCGCGACGCGGATCTATCCGCTGCGCAATTGGCCTTCCTCGGCCGGCTGGCGCGCCGCACCTGGAATTTCTTCGAAGTCCACGTGAGTGCGCAGGACCACTGGCTGCCGCCGGACAACGTGCAGGAACACCCCAGCCTGGTGGTGGCGCGGCGCACTTCACCGACCAACATCGGCCTGTCGCTGCTGGCCAATCTGTCGGCGCACGATTTCGGCTACGCGCAGACGGATGCGGTGATGGAACGCACCCACGCGACCTTCACCACCCTGGACCAGCTGGCGCGCCATCGCGGGCATTTCTACAACTGGTACGACACCGAGACCTTGCAGCCGCTGCCGCCACGCTACATTTCGACGGTCGACAGCGGCAACCTCGCTGGGCATCTGCTGACCTTGCGGCAGGGCCTGCTCGGCCTCATCGACGCGCCGGTGCTAGCGCCGAGCACGTTCGCGGGTTTGGCCGACACCTTGGGCGTGCTCGAAGAAGTCCGCCGCGGCGCCAGCCGCGTCGACGGCGCCCTGGACGAAGCGGTGAGCGAATTTCGCGCCGCGCTCGAGCCGGCATCGGCGCAGTCGCCTGGCAGTGTGCGCGATGCGGGGCGAGTCTTGCGGAAACTGACCGAACGCGCCGACGCGGTGTCGGCGGCATGGCCGCAAGCCTCGTCCGCCGGCGACGGCCGCTGGGCGGTCGCGCTGGTCGACGCCTGTCGGTCCGCGCTCGCCGAACTGCAGTTCTTCGCGCCCGATTCGGACGCGCGAGCCGAGGGTGCCGACGGCGCCGAGCCACCGATCCCGACGCTGCGCGAACTCGCGATGCGGCCCGCCAGCGCGCAGGTGCAGGCCAGGGCACGCGAACGTATCGAGCGGCTTGAACGCCTCGCGCACGTGGCCGGGCAGTTCTCGCTGATGGAGTACGAGTTCCTGTACGACCGCCCGCGCCGGCTGCTGTCGATCGGCTACAACGTCGACGAACACCGCCTGGACGCCGGTTATTACGATCTGCTGGCCTCGGAAGTGCGGCTGTGCAACTTCGTCGCCATCGCCCAGGGCCAGCTCCCGCAGGAGAGCTGGTTCGCGTTGGGCCGGCTGCTGACCGAGGTCAACGGCGACGTTGCGCTGTTGTCGTGGAGTGGTTCGATGTTTGAGTACCTGATGCCGCAGCTGGTGATGCCCAGCTATCCGGACACGCTGCTCGACCAGACTTCGCGCCACGTGGTGGACGCGCAAATCGCCCACGGTGCCGAGCGCGCGGTGCCGTGGGGCGTATCCGAATCGGGCTACAACGCCGTCGATGTGCGCATGAACTATCAGTACCGCGCGTTCGGCATCCCCGGGCTGGGGCTCAAGCGCGGGCTCGACCAGGACCTGGTGATCGCGCCCTACGCCAGCATGCTGGCGTTGATGGTGGCGCCGGAAGCCGCTTGCCAGAACCTGCAACGGCTGACGGAAGCGGGTTTCGCCGGAGAATACGGCCTGTACGAGGCCATCGACTACACCGCCACGCGGGTGCCGCCCGGCCAGGACTGCGTAGTGGTGCGCTCGTTCATGGCCCATCACCAGGGCATGGGGCTGCTGGCGCTGGATCATCTGCTGCGCCAGCAACCCATGCAGCGGCGTTTCGTCGCTGATGCCGAGTTCCAGGCCACGCTGCTGCTATTGCAGGAGCGCATCCCGCATACCGGCGTGTTCCATCCGCACGAATCCGAAAGCACGGGCGCGCGCACCGCCAGCGCCGAGACCGAAACCCAGCTGCGCATCCTGCGCAACCCCAGCGCCGCGCGACCGTCGGTGCAACTGCTGTCCAACGGGCGCTACCACGGCCTGTTGACCAGCGCCGGCGGCGGCTACAGCCGGCACCAGGAGATGGCGGTGACGCGCTGGCGCGAAGACGCGACCCGCGACCACTGGGGCAGCTTCTGTTATTTGCGCGATGTCGCCAGCGGCGAGTTCTGGTCAGCTGCACTGCAGCCTACCTGCGTGCCGGTGGAGCACTACGAGGCGATCTTCTCCGACGCTAAGGCCGAGTTCCGTGGACGCAAGCGCGGCTACGACAGCCATATGGAAATCGCGATATCGGCCGAGGACGACATCGAGTTGCGCCGGCTGCGCCTGACCAACCGCAGCCGGCATGCGCGCACTATCGAAATCACCACCTACGCCGAAGTCGTATTGGCGCCGGCCATCGCCGATGAATTGCACCCGGCCTTCAGCAATCTGTTCGTGCAATCGCAGATCCTGCGGCAAAAGCAGGCGCTACTGTGCACGCGGCGGCCGCGCTCGCACGACGAGACGCCACCGTGGATGTTCCATCTGGTCGCCGTTCATGATGCCGAGATTGGCGCGATCTCCTACGAAACCGACCGCGCGCGCTTCCTCGGCCGCGGCAATACCCCGCGCGCGCCGCGCGCGCTGACCCTCGACGAAGCCTTGTCGGACACTGAAGGTTCGGTGCTGGACCCGATCGTCGCGATCCGCTGCCGGATTGAACTGGCGCCGGGACAGACCGCGATGATCGACACCATCCAGGGCGTGGCCGCGGACCGCGCCGCCTGCGAGGAACTGGTCGACAAATACCGCGACCGCCGCCTGGCCGACCGCGTATTCGACCTGGCCTGGACCCACAGCCAGGTAGTCCGCCGTCAGATCAACGCGTCCCAGGCCGATGCCCAGTTGTACGAGCGTCTGGCGGGCTTGATCGTGTACGCCAATCCCTTGCTGCGCGCCGATCCCGGCGTGCTGTTGCAGAACCAGCGCAGCCAGTCGGGCCTGTGGGGGCATGCGATCTCCGGCGACCTGCCGATCGTGCTGCTGCAGATCGCCGATGCCGACAATATCGAACTGGTGCGGCAGATGGTGCAGGCGCATGCGTACTGGCGGCTCAAGGGGCTGCGCGCCGATCTGGTGATCTGGAACGAGAGCACCGCCGGTTACCGGCAGCAGCTGCAGGACCAGATCTTGGGCATGGTCTCAGCCGATCCGGAGGCCAACATCCTCGAACGACCCGGCGGCATCTTCGTGCGGCCGGCGCAGCAGATCTCGCAGGAAGACCGCGTGCTGTTGCAATCGGTGGCGCGGGTGATCGTCAGCGACCAGCGCGGCACCTTGGCCGCGCAGATCGGCCGCCATGTGCCGACTGAGCAGGTCCCACCTGCGCTGGCGTTCGCCGGCGAAGCCGAGGCGGCGCCGGATCCACAGGACGCGACGGCGATGTGCGGCCTGCCGCCGCCGCGCGAGGATCGCGACGAAGACGATGCGTGGCCGTTCGGCGCGGTTGCCGACGAATTCGTGTTCGACAACGGTATCGGCGCCTTCTCCGCCGATGGCCGCGAGTATGTGATCGTCTCGCGCGAGGGCGCGCCAACGCCGGCGCCCTGGTCGAATGTGCTGGCCAACGCCAAGCTCGGCACCGTGGTCAGCGAGAGTTCGCCGGGCTACACCTGGTTCGAGAACGCGCACGAGTTCCGGCTCACGCCCTGGCACAACGACCCGGTCGCCGACGTCGGCGGCGAGGCGTTTTACCTGCGCGACGAAGACACCGGCCGGACGTGGTCGCCGATGCCGCTGCCGTGCCGGGGCCGCGGCAGCTACCGCACCCGCCACGGTTTCGGCTACACCGTTTACGAGCACGTCGAAGACGGCATCGCCAGCGAGCTGTGGGTGTATGTCGCGGTCGAGGATGCGGTGAAGTACTCGGTGCTCAAGCTACGCAACCTGTCCGGGCGCGCGCGGCGGCTGTCGGTGGTCGCCTACGTGGAATGGGTGCTGGGCGACCTGAGGGCGAAATCCCAGTTGCATGTGGTCAGCGAGCTGCACGCCGACAGCGGGGTGCTGATCGCGCGCAATCCCTACAACACCGAGTTCAACGGCTGCGTCGCCTTCTTCGACACCGACGCCGACGGTTGCAGCTACACCGCCGACCGCACCGAATTCCTCGGGCGCAACGGCAGCCTCGGCGATCCCGTGGCCCTGCGCCGCGAACGCCTGTCGGGCCGTCTGGGCGCCGGACTGGATCCGTGCGCGGCGATTCAGGTACCGATCGCCCTGGCTGATGGCGAGCAGGGTGAAACTGTGTTCCGCCTCGGCGCGGGCAGAAGCTACGCCGAAGCAACGGAACTGGCGGGCAGGGTGCGCGGCACGCAGCGCGCGCACGATGCGCTCGACGCCGTGCGCATCCACTGGCACGGTCTGCTCTCGACCGTGCAGGTGAAAACGCCGGATCCCAGCGTCGATGCGCTGGCCAACGGCTGGTTGCTGTATCAGACCCTGGCCTGCCGTTACCTGGCGCGCAGCGGCTATTACCAGTCCGGTGGCGCTTTCGGCTTCCGCGACCAGTTGCAGGACAGCATGGCGACGGTGCACGCCGCTGCGGCTTTGAGCCGCGAACATCTACTGCTATGCGCGGCGCATCAGTTCCCGCACGGCGACGTGCTGCACTGGTGGCATCCACCCCAGGGTCGCGGTGTGCGCACGCGCTGTTCCGACGATTATCTGTGGTTGCCGATGGCGGCCTGCCGCTACCTGGAAGCGACTGGCGATGCCGGCGTGCTGGACGAGGAGGTGGGCTTCATCGAGGGGCGCCCGGTCAATCCGGACGAAGAGTCCTATTACGACTTGCCGGTCGCGTCCTATCTACGGCAATCGTTCTACGAGCATTGCGCGCTGGCGATTCGGCGCGGCTGCGACCTGCTGGGCGAACGCGGACTGCCGCTGATCGGCACTGGCGACTGGAACGACGGCATGAATCGGGTCGGCCACGCCGGACGCGGCGAAAGCGTCTGGCTGGGCTTCTTCCTGTTCGATGTCTTGCAGCGTTTCGGCGAAGTGGCACGATCGCGCGGCGACGACGACTTCGCGCAATACTGCCGAACCCATGCGCAGCGCCTGCGCGAGAACATCGAAGCCCACGCCTGGGACGGGCAGTGGTACCGCCGCGCTTGGTTCGACGACGGCACCCCATTGGGCTCGTCGGCGAACGGCGAGTGCCGGATCGACTCGATCTCGCAGAGCTGGTCGGTGCTGTCCGGCGCGGCCAATCCGGCGCGGGCTTGGCAGGCGATGGACTCGCTCGACCGCCATCTGGTACGGCGCGACGCGGGCCTAGTGCAACTTCTCGATCCGCCGTTCGACCGCCTCGCCAAGGATCCCGGCTACATACGCGGCTACGTGCCCGGCGTGCGCGAGAACGGCGGTCAGTACACGCACGCCGCGGTGTGGGCGGCGATGGCCTTCGCCGAGCAGGGCGACACCGTGCGCGCCTGGGAACTGGCGCGCATGATCAATCCCATCGGCCATGCGTTGAATGCCGAGGACACCGCGCGCTACAAGGTCGAACCCTATGTACTGGCCGCCGACGTATACGCCGTGGCGCCGCATGTGGGGCGCGGCGGCTGGACCTGGTACACCGGCTCGGCGGGCTGGATGTACCGTTTGCTGACTGAATCGTTGCTTGGCCTGCAGCGCAGCGGCGACCGCCTGCGCCTGCGGCCCTGTCTGCCCGCCGATTGGCCCGAGTACCGGATGCGATACCGCTACGGCGCCAGCTTGTATTCGATCCTGGTGCGGCAGGGCGGGGCGGCAAACAAGAGCTTGACCCTGGACGGCGTGGAACAGCCGGGGTTCGAATTCGCGCTGGTCGACGATGGCGGCGTCCATCAGGTCGACGCGCATTGGCCGGGTGCGCCGGCATAA